In Halopelagius inordinatus, a single genomic region encodes these proteins:
- a CDS encoding 50S ribosomal protein L18, which produces MATGPRYKVPMRRRREVRTDYHQRLRLLKSGKPRLVARVSNKHIRAQLVSPSPDGDTTHAAASSEDLEEYGWEAPTGNIPSAYLTGYLAGLRAREAGLEEAVLDIGLNTATPGNKVFAVQEGAIDAGLEIPHNEAVHAEWPRNRGEHIADYAEQLDEPLYSGEFDATTLPEHFDDVLARLQEDE; this is translated from the coding sequence ATGGCGACAGGACCACGCTACAAGGTGCCTATGCGTCGCCGCCGCGAAGTTCGGACGGACTACCACCAAAGGTTGCGCCTGCTGAAATCGGGCAAGCCCCGCCTCGTTGCTCGCGTGAGCAACAAGCACATCAGGGCGCAGCTGGTCTCGCCCAGTCCGGACGGCGACACGACGCACGCTGCCGCAAGTTCCGAGGACCTCGAAGAGTACGGCTGGGAAGCCCCCACGGGCAACATCCCCAGCGCGTACCTCACGGGGTATCTCGCGGGCCTGCGCGCACGCGAAGCCGGTCTCGAGGAGGCGGTCCTCGACATCGGCCTCAACACGGCTACCCCCGGCAACAAGGTATTCGCAGTACAGGAAGGTGCAATCGACGCAGGGCTCGAAATCCCCCACAACGAAGCGGTACACGCCGAGTGGCCGCGTAACCGCGGCGAGCACATCGCCGACTACGCGGAACAGCTCGACGAGCCGCTCTACAGCGGGGAGTTCGACGCCACCACACTGCCCGAGCACTTCGACGACGTGCTCGCGCGACTTCAGGAGGACGAATGA
- a CDS encoding 30S ribosomal protein S14 — protein sequence MSESETEQTGEHAARRTGQEKECRRCGRKQGLVGKYDIFLCRQCFREVARSMGFKKYR from the coding sequence ATGAGCGAAAGCGAAACAGAACAGACGGGCGAGCACGCCGCGCGGCGTACTGGCCAAGAGAAGGAATGTCGCCGCTGCGGCCGCAAGCAGGGCCTCGTCGGCAAATACGACATCTTCCTCTGTCGCCAGTGCTTCCGCGAGGTCGCTCGCAGCATGGGATTCAAGAAGTACCGATAG
- a CDS encoding 30S ribosomal protein S8, whose translation MAGNDPLANALAGVNNAESVGHLSHTVQPASNVIGSVLEVFYDRGYVDGFEFVDDGKAGTFEVELKGAINECGAVKPRYSAGADEFEKWEKRFLPARDYGTLIVTTSHGVMSHYDAREQGIGGQVIAYVY comes from the coding sequence ATGGCAGGAAACGACCCACTCGCTAACGCTCTCGCAGGCGTGAACAACGCCGAGAGCGTCGGGCATCTGTCCCACACGGTACAGCCCGCCTCTAACGTAATCGGCTCCGTGCTCGAGGTCTTCTACGACCGCGGGTACGTCGACGGCTTCGAGTTCGTCGACGACGGCAAAGCCGGTACGTTCGAGGTCGAACTGAAAGGCGCAATCAACGAATGTGGCGCCGTCAAGCCCCGCTACTCCGCGGGCGCAGATGAGTTCGAGAAATGGGAGAAGCGATTCCTCCCCGCCCGAGACTACGGGACGCTCATCGTCACGACGAGTCACGGCGTCATGAGCCACTACGATGCCCGCGAACAGGGCATCGGTGGTCAGGTAATCGCCTACGTCTACTGA
- a CDS encoding 30S ribosomal protein S17, which translates to MAIGLNVEEPEEACSDENCPFHGTLSVRGQTLEGTVASTDMEKTVVVEREYDVRVPKYDRYMKRRSRIPAHAPPCVDLAEGDTVRIAETRPLSKTKAHVVVEVVGGDD; encoded by the coding sequence ATGGCGATAGGACTGAACGTAGAAGAACCGGAGGAGGCTTGCTCCGACGAGAACTGTCCGTTCCACGGGACGCTTTCCGTGCGAGGACAGACGCTCGAGGGTACGGTCGCCTCCACAGATATGGAGAAAACCGTCGTTGTGGAACGCGAATACGACGTTCGCGTCCCCAAGTACGACCGCTACATGAAGCGGCGTAGTCGCATCCCCGCCCACGCACCGCCGTGCGTGGACCTTGCGGAGGGCGACACGGTGCGCATCGCAGAAACCCGACCGCTTTCGAAGACCAAGGCTCACGTCGTGGTCGAAGTCGTCGGAGGTGACGACTGA
- a CDS encoding 30S ribosomal protein S5, translating into MSQRNDNGWEPRTRLGRMVQNGDVTSMDQALETGLPLKESEIVDQLLPGLDDEVLDINMVQRMTDSGRRVKFRCVVAVGNRDGYLGYAEARDDQVGSAIQKAIGVAKLNMIKVDRGSGSWEDSAGGVNSLTRKATGKAGSVTVEIMPAPQGLGLAAAETVRNILELAGVQDAWTRSNGNTRTTVNLAKATYNALQNASQSRVPRRARRVQQEADE; encoded by the coding sequence ATGAGCCAACGTAACGACAACGGCTGGGAGCCGCGCACGCGGCTCGGCCGCATGGTACAGAACGGAGACGTCACGTCCATGGACCAAGCGCTCGAGACCGGACTTCCGCTCAAGGAGTCCGAAATCGTCGACCAGCTCCTCCCCGGACTGGACGACGAGGTTCTCGACATCAACATGGTCCAGCGCATGACCGACTCGGGTCGGCGCGTGAAGTTCCGCTGCGTCGTCGCAGTGGGTAACCGCGACGGCTATCTCGGCTACGCCGAGGCGCGAGACGACCAGGTCGGATCGGCCATCCAGAAGGCCATCGGCGTGGCGAAGCTCAACATGATCAAAGTCGACCGCGGGTCGGGTTCGTGGGAGGACTCCGCGGGCGGCGTGAACTCGCTGACTCGGAAGGCCACCGGTAAGGCCGGCTCCGTGACGGTCGAGATCATGCCCGCCCCGCAGGGTCTCGGTCTCGCGGCCGCGGAGACGGTCCGCAACATCCTCGAACTGGCCGGCGTGCAGGACGCTTGGACCCGTTCGAACGGCAACACCCGTACGACGGTCAACCTCGCGAAGGCGACGTACAACGCGCTGCAGAACGCGTCGCAGTCCCGGGTTCCCCGCCGTGCGCGGAGAGTTCAGCAGGAGGCGGACGAATAA
- a CDS encoding 50S ribosomal protein L19e, translating into MTDLKAQRRMASDVLDVGKSRIWFDPEEQAEIAEAITREDIRELVDQGTIRVEDAKSNSKGRARERAEKRAYGHRKGPGSRKGKAGGRKNKKDEWVSRIRAQRRRLKELRDDGPLTPTQYRTLYNKASGGEFDSVDRLESYIKNNYDVEI; encoded by the coding sequence ATGACCGATCTGAAGGCACAGCGCCGGATGGCTTCCGACGTCTTGGACGTCGGCAAGAGCCGCATCTGGTTCGACCCCGAGGAACAGGCAGAGATTGCAGAGGCCATCACGCGCGAGGACATCCGCGAACTCGTCGATCAAGGCACGATTCGCGTCGAAGACGCGAAGAGCAACTCCAAGGGTCGTGCCCGCGAGCGCGCGGAAAAGCGCGCCTACGGCCACCGCAAAGGCCCCGGCTCCCGCAAAGGGAAGGCCGGCGGCCGGAAGAACAAGAAAGACGAGTGGGTCAGTCGAATCCGCGCCCAGCGCCGTCGCCTGAAGGAGCTTCGGGACGACGGACCGCTGACGCCGACGCAGTACCGCACGCTGTACAACAAGGCGTCCGGCGGCGAGTTCGACAGCGTCGACCGACTCGAATCGTACATCAAGAACAACTACGACGTGGAGATCTAA
- a CDS encoding 50S ribosomal protein L5 yields the protein MSESAEFHEMREPQIEKVVVHMGVGEGGRELANAEDILEDITGQQSVQTLASSDATPFGARRGDPIGTKVTLRDETAVEFLETALPLANLRRRMFDETGNFSFGVEEHTEFPSQEYDPQIGIYGLDVTVNLVRPGYRVKKRDKVTRSIPNAHRMTVDDAVAFVESNFDVEVTE from the coding sequence ATGAGCGAATCCGCAGAGTTCCACGAGATGCGCGAACCGCAGATCGAGAAGGTCGTCGTCCACATGGGCGTCGGCGAAGGCGGTCGCGAACTCGCGAACGCGGAAGACATCCTCGAGGACATCACGGGCCAACAGTCCGTGCAGACGCTCGCATCGAGCGACGCGACGCCGTTCGGCGCTCGTCGGGGCGACCCCATCGGTACGAAGGTCACCCTCCGCGACGAGACGGCAGTCGAGTTCCTCGAGACCGCACTCCCTCTCGCGAACCTCCGACGGAGGATGTTCGACGAGACGGGGAACTTCAGCTTCGGTGTCGAAGAACACACCGAGTTCCCCTCCCAGGAGTACGACCCGCAGATCGGTATCTACGGGCTGGACGTGACGGTCAACCTCGTCCGCCCCGGATACCGAGTGAAGAAGCGTGACAAGGTCACGCGCTCGATTCCGAACGCACACCGCATGACGGTCGACGACGCCGTCGCGTTCGTCGAATCCAACTTCGACGTGGAGGTCACAGAATGA
- the rplX gene encoding 50S ribosomal protein L24 produces MTTQPNKQRKQTQNAPLHERQKQVRATLSGDLRDEYGQRSVRVNVGDTVEVLRGDHAGTEAEVVSVDLKDAVVHVEDVTVAKADGEETPRPLDSSNLRVVELDLEDELREARLEEGEDNE; encoded by the coding sequence ATGACGACACAACCAAACAAACAGCGAAAACAGACGCAGAACGCGCCTCTGCACGAACGGCAAAAGCAGGTCCGCGCGACGCTGTCCGGCGACCTCAGAGACGAGTACGGACAGCGAAGCGTCCGCGTCAACGTCGGCGACACGGTGGAAGTGCTCCGCGGCGACCACGCCGGAACGGAAGCCGAAGTCGTCTCCGTCGACCTCAAAGACGCGGTCGTTCACGTCGAAGACGTGACCGTCGCGAAGGCCGACGGCGAGGAAACGCCTCGCCCGCTCGATTCGAGCAACCTTCGCGTCGTCGAACTGGACCTCGAAGACGAACTCCGCGAGGCGCGTCTCGAAGAAGGAGAGGATAACGAATGA
- a CDS encoding 50S ribosomal protein L14, which yields MEALKADVTKGVGRGSLINCADNTGARELKVISVAGYSGTKNRQPKAGIGNKVTVSVTKGTPEMRRQVLEAVIIRQRKSIRRPDGTRVKFEDNAAVIIDEMEEPRGTEIKGPIAREVAERFGSIASTATMIV from the coding sequence ATGGAAGCACTGAAGGCAGACGTCACGAAGGGCGTCGGCCGAGGTTCGCTCATCAACTGCGCCGACAACACCGGCGCGCGCGAACTGAAGGTCATAAGCGTGGCCGGCTACTCGGGAACGAAGAATCGACAGCCCAAAGCGGGCATCGGTAACAAGGTCACCGTCTCGGTGACCAAGGGGACGCCGGAGATGCGTCGCCAAGTGCTCGAAGCCGTCATCATTCGCCAGCGGAAATCCATCCGCCGGCCCGACGGCACGCGCGTGAAGTTCGAGGACAACGCCGCCGTCATCATCGACGAGATGGAGGAGCCTCGCGGGACCGAGATCAAAGGCCCCATCGCGCGCGAAGTTGCCGAGCGCTTCGGAAGCATCGCGTCCACAGCGACGATGATCGTATAG
- a CDS encoding 50S ribosomal protein L30 → MQAIVQLRGDVNMSDAVRDTLKMLNVHSVNHCTFVPETETYRGMITKVNDYVAHGEPTVDAVETVLRKRAEPEEGAADVDDEWVSENTDYDDLSALAQAIVDEETTLREQGVSPVLRLHPPRGGHRGQKHVTKEGGQLGKHTTEQIDELLEDMR, encoded by the coding sequence ATGCAGGCTATCGTCCAACTCCGCGGCGACGTCAACATGAGCGACGCCGTCCGCGACACGCTGAAGATGCTGAACGTCCACAGCGTCAACCACTGTACGTTCGTCCCGGAGACGGAGACGTACCGCGGCATGATCACGAAGGTCAACGACTACGTCGCACACGGTGAGCCCACCGTCGACGCCGTCGAGACCGTGCTGCGAAAGCGCGCAGAGCCCGAAGAGGGCGCGGCCGACGTGGACGACGAGTGGGTCTCGGAGAACACCGACTACGACGACCTGTCTGCGCTCGCGCAGGCCATCGTCGACGAGGAGACGACGCTCCGCGAACAGGGCGTCTCGCCCGTGCTCCGACTGCACCCGCCGCGCGGCGGCCACCGCGGCCAAAAGCACGTCACGAAAGAGGGCGGTCAACTCGGAAAGCATACCACAGAGCAGATAGACGAACTGCTGGAGGATATGCGATGA
- the secY gene encoding preprotein translocase subunit SecY, with the protein MGWKEAAEPVLTRMPAVQRPEGHVPFRRKLVWTAGILVMYFFLTNVTLFGLDTTSSTDLFGQFRSILAGQQGSILQLGIGPIVTASIVLQLLGGADLLGLDTDDPRDQVLYQGLQKLLVVVMICLTGLPMVFAGGFLPADQAVAQSFGIGVGGVKTLIFAQMFVGGVLILFMDEIVSKWGVGSGVGLFIIAGVSQQLVAGLFSWQALGGNSGFFPTWFGILTGAADIGSPLSPGGLSDIFLGQGQLLALVTTVLIFAIVVYAESVRVEIPLSHARVKGARGRFPVKLIYASVLPMILVRALQANIQFLGQILNNSWSAMPAWLGAYNGGQVTGGLFYYLAPIQSRADWMWFLGFTSADPAQIIVRVLIDLTFMIVGGAIFAIFWVETTGMGPESTAQQIQNSGMQIPGFRRNPQVIEKVMERYIPQVTVIGGALVGLLAVMANMLGTIGQVSGTGLLLTVSITYKLYEEIAEEQLMEMHPMMRQMFGD; encoded by the coding sequence ATGGGATGGAAGGAGGCCGCCGAACCGGTGCTGACGCGGATGCCCGCAGTCCAGCGTCCGGAGGGACACGTTCCGTTCCGCCGGAAGCTCGTCTGGACAGCCGGCATCCTCGTGATGTACTTTTTCCTCACGAACGTCACGCTATTCGGACTGGACACGACGTCTTCGACTGACTTGTTCGGACAGTTCCGAAGTATTCTCGCTGGACAGCAGGGGTCGATACTGCAGTTGGGTATCGGTCCCATCGTCACGGCGAGCATTGTCCTGCAGCTTTTGGGCGGCGCCGACCTGCTCGGGTTAGACACGGACGACCCGCGCGACCAGGTGCTGTACCAGGGCCTGCAGAAGCTTCTGGTCGTCGTGATGATCTGTCTGACCGGGCTGCCGATGGTCTTTGCGGGCGGGTTCCTGCCCGCGGATCAGGCCGTCGCGCAGTCGTTCGGCATCGGCGTCGGTGGCGTGAAGACGCTCATCTTCGCGCAGATGTTCGTCGGCGGCGTCCTCATCCTGTTCATGGACGAAATCGTGAGCAAGTGGGGGGTCGGCTCCGGTGTCGGCCTGTTCATCATCGCAGGCGTCAGCCAGCAGCTCGTCGCCGGACTGTTCAGTTGGCAGGCGCTCGGGGGTAACTCCGGGTTCTTCCCGACGTGGTTCGGCATCCTCACCGGTGCCGCAGACATCGGGTCGCCGCTCTCGCCGGGCGGACTGTCCGACATCTTCCTCGGACAGGGGCAACTGCTCGCGCTCGTCACGACGGTGCTCATCTTCGCAATCGTCGTGTACGCAGAGAGCGTCCGCGTGGAGATACCCCTCTCGCACGCCCGCGTGAAGGGTGCCCGCGGTCGCTTCCCGGTGAAGCTCATCTACGCGAGCGTCCTGCCGATGATCCTCGTCCGCGCGCTTCAGGCCAACATCCAGTTCCTGGGTCAGATCCTGAACAACTCGTGGAGCGCGATGCCCGCGTGGCTCGGCGCGTACAACGGCGGACAGGTCACGGGCGGCCTGTTCTACTACCTCGCGCCGATTCAATCGCGGGCAGACTGGATGTGGTTCCTCGGGTTCACCTCCGCGGACCCCGCCCAGATAATCGTCCGCGTGCTCATCGACCTGACGTTCATGATCGTCGGTGGCGCTATCTTCGCCATCTTCTGGGTCGAGACGACGGGGATGGGCCCCGAGTCGACCGCACAGCAGATTCAAAACTCCGGGATGCAGATTCCCGGCTTCCGACGGAACCCGCAGGTCATAGAGAAGGTGATGGAGCGGTACATCCCGCAAGTGACCGTCATCGGCGGCGCACTCGTCGGTCTGCTCGCGGTCATGGCGAACATGCTCGGCACCATCGGTCAGGTCTCCGGGACGGGACTGCTGCTTACGGTCTCTATCACGTACAAACTGTACGAGGAGATTGCAGAGGAGCAACTCATGGAGATGCACCCGATGATGCGCCAGATGTTCGGCGATTAA
- a CDS encoding 50S ribosomal protein L32e codes for MSDDEIQELEDISGVGPSKAEALNEAGYETIEDVKAASQSELADVDGIGNALAARIKADVGGLEVQEETEAEVEDEGEEEADAEEDVETELRPRGHADKTPELDDEKAAALAQKHREGKPAFRRQDYHKKKRTPESWRRPRGGLSKQRRGVKGKGPKVEAGFRSPKAARNLHPSGFEEVRVHNTDDLEGVDPATEAVRIASAVGARKRERIEEEAEDREIRVLNPTYVEVEVSEE; via the coding sequence ATGTCCGACGACGAAATCCAGGAACTCGAAGACATCAGCGGCGTCGGGCCCTCGAAAGCCGAGGCGCTCAACGAGGCTGGCTACGAGACGATAGAAGACGTGAAGGCGGCGAGCCAGTCGGAACTGGCCGACGTGGACGGCATCGGTAACGCCCTCGCGGCCCGCATCAAGGCCGACGTCGGCGGACTCGAAGTCCAAGAAGAGACCGAGGCCGAAGTCGAAGACGAAGGCGAAGAGGAAGCCGACGCCGAGGAGGACGTCGAGACGGAACTCCGTCCCCGCGGCCACGCCGACAAGACGCCCGAACTCGACGACGAGAAGGCGGCCGCACTCGCACAGAAGCACCGCGAGGGCAAGCCCGCCTTCCGGCGACAGGACTACCACAAGAAAAAGCGCACGCCCGAATCGTGGCGGCGCCCGCGCGGCGGCCTCTCGAAGCAGCGCCGCGGCGTCAAAGGCAAGGGTCCGAAGGTCGAAGCGGGCTTCCGTTCGCCGAAGGCCGCTCGAAACCTGCACCCCTCCGGATTCGAGGAGGTCCGCGTGCACAACACGGACGACCTCGAAGGCGTCGACCCGGCCACCGAGGCCGTCCGCATCGCCTCCGCCGTCGGCGCTCGCAAGCGCGAGCGCATCGAGGAGGAGGCCGAGGACCGCGAGATTCGCGTCCTCAACCCCACCTACGTCGAAGTCGAGGTGAGTGAGGAATGA
- a CDS encoding 30S ribosomal protein S4e — translation MTRHQKRLSAPNSWPIERKENTFTVKAGAGPHGESGVPLLILLRDVLGYVDSKKEARYALNEGSVLINGDTVSDEQRPVGMFDIVSFAQRGEHFRVFPEQGGRLALTPIDADSADSRLGKIVRKQNVSGGATQLTLHDGANIRLEGDDEAADYHTGDSLVVDNETKEIVAHFPYEEGALVTAVDGTHSGEVGTVSEIIVTPGSGDNAVAVETEDGAFETVEQYVVVIDENFTGDEE, via the coding sequence ATGACGCGACACCAGAAACGACTGTCGGCCCCGAACTCGTGGCCGATCGAGCGGAAAGAGAACACGTTCACGGTCAAAGCCGGTGCCGGACCGCACGGTGAGTCGGGGGTCCCCCTGCTCATTCTGCTGCGCGACGTGCTCGGCTACGTGGACTCGAAAAAGGAAGCGCGCTACGCGCTCAACGAGGGCAGCGTCCTCATCAACGGCGACACGGTCAGCGACGAACAACGTCCCGTCGGGATGTTCGACATCGTCTCGTTCGCCCAGAGAGGAGAGCACTTCCGCGTCTTCCCCGAGCAGGGCGGACGCCTCGCGCTCACCCCCATCGACGCCGACTCGGCCGACAGCCGTCTCGGCAAGATCGTTCGCAAGCAGAACGTCTCGGGCGGCGCGACGCAGTTGACGCTCCACGACGGCGCGAACATCCGTCTCGAAGGCGACGACGAGGCAGCCGACTACCACACCGGCGACTCTCTCGTCGTCGACAACGAGACCAAAGAGATCGTCGCTCACTTCCCCTACGAGGAAGGCGCACTCGTGACGGCCGTCGACGGCACCCACTCGGGGGAAGTCGGCACCGTCTCGGAGATCATCGTCACGCCCGGCAGCGGAGACAACGCCGTGGCCGTCGAGACCGAGGACGGAGCGTTCGAGACCGTCGAACAGTACGTCGTCGTCATCGACGAGAACTTCACGGGTGATGAGGAATGA
- a CDS encoding uL15m family ribosomal protein, giving the protein MTSKKRRQRGSRTHSGGSHKNRRGAGHRGGRGRAGRDKHEFHNYEPLGKHGFTRPEDAQDTVVEVKVQKLDEDAALLAADGLAEKDGDAYEIDARDVAEDGHDVDVVKVLGGGQVRQELHVVADAFTSGAVELIESADGSAELSERAERKAEDEAEEDNTDDEEGSDE; this is encoded by the coding sequence ATGACGTCCAAGAAACGACGCCAGCGCGGGTCTCGCACCCACAGCGGCGGCAGTCACAAGAACCGGCGCGGAGCCGGTCACCGTGGCGGCCGCGGCCGTGCGGGACGCGACAAACACGAGTTCCACAACTACGAACCGCTCGGCAAACACGGCTTCACGCGCCCGGAAGACGCCCAAGACACCGTCGTCGAGGTCAAAGTCCAAAAGCTGGACGAAGACGCCGCGCTGCTCGCGGCCGACGGCCTCGCGGAGAAAGACGGCGACGCCTACGAAATCGACGCTCGCGACGTGGCCGAGGACGGCCACGACGTCGACGTCGTGAAAGTGCTCGGCGGCGGGCAGGTCCGACAGGAACTGCACGTCGTCGCCGACGCGTTCACCTCGGGTGCGGTCGAGCTCATCGAATCGGCAGACGGTAGCGCCGAACTCTCGGAACGAGCCGAGAGAAAGGCAGAAGACGAAGCCGAAGAAGATAACACAGACGACGAGGAAGGCTCCGACGAGTAA
- a CDS encoding 50S ribosomal protein L6 yields MNRIEIDIPDDVSAEVKNLDLTVEGPNGSVTKTLWYPDISVSVDGDSVVIESDESDAKTNATVGTFESHVTNMLHGVTEGWEYKMEVFYAHFPMQVNVNGSEVVIENFLGEKAPRRAKIRGATDVQIDGEDITLSGPSKEDVGQTAADIEQLTRVKDKDQRVFQDGVYITEKPQLGGA; encoded by the coding sequence ATGAACCGAATCGAAATCGACATTCCGGACGACGTCTCGGCCGAGGTGAAGAACCTCGATCTTACCGTGGAGGGACCGAACGGCAGCGTCACCAAGACGCTTTGGTATCCCGACATCAGCGTCAGCGTCGATGGCGACTCCGTCGTCATCGAATCCGACGAGTCGGACGCGAAGACGAACGCCACGGTTGGAACGTTCGAGAGCCACGTGACCAACATGCTTCACGGCGTCACCGAGGGGTGGGAGTACAAGATGGAAGTCTTCTACGCCCACTTCCCGATGCAAGTGAACGTGAACGGAAGCGAGGTTGTCATCGAGAACTTCCTCGGCGAGAAAGCGCCGCGGCGCGCGAAGATCCGCGGTGCGACAGACGTACAGATAGACGGCGAAGACATCACGCTGTCCGGCCCCTCCAAGGAGGACGTCGGACAGACCGCCGCAGACATCGAACAGCTCACGCGCGTCAAGGACAAAGACCAGCGCGTGTTCCAAGACGGTGTCTACATCACAGAGAAGCCACAGTTGGGTGGTGCCTAA